A window of Streptomyces sp. NBC_01224 genomic DNA:
CGCCTTGCCCACGGCGCGGTGGACGACGTCCTGGCTGCGGTTCATCGCGACCGCAGGAGTCGTGGTCCAGCCACGGCCCACCCGGTCCAGCACCGCCGCCGCAGCGCCCGGCTGTCCCTCCATCTGCCCGAAGGCCGCGCGCTCGGCACGCCGTCCGAAGACGATCGCCATCGCGAGGAGGGCCAGCACGAAGCCCAGGATGCCCAGGTAGATCGGGTGGCCGATCAGAAAACCGACCGCGAGGAGGACACCGAAGGTGACGATTCCCACACCCGCGACGACAAGACCGATCTTGGAGTCGGTCCGCCGGGTCATCTTGTAGGTCAGGGCGATCTGCTTGAGTCGCCCCGCGTTCTCGGCGCTGTCCGCGCCTTCAGTGTTTGCCTTCCTCGCCATGTACGGAAGTTTACGTGGCTCAGGAACGGTGGTCGGCCGCGGCCTCCAGTACGTACTCGGCCTCGACCCGGTCCTTGGCCCGGCGCCGGTCCTCCAGGACGGCTGTCCAGGCGTTGCGGCGGGCGGTGCGCTGGCCGCTGCTCAGCAGCAGCGACTCGACGGCACGGAGAGCATCGGTGACGGAAGGGATGGCGGTGGCGCGTACCGGCACGGCCTGCATCGTGGAAATCTCCTCGGAGCGGATGTGCGGACTGAGTTGCGTGGACTCAGCTGCCCGGGCCGATCTGCCCGGGACTGCGTTGCGCGAAGTGGGTGGAGTGCGCTGGGTGCGGGAAGCAGGGGTGGCAGCGGCCCGCAGAGTCGCTGCGCCGTTGCACCCAGCGTCACTGCTCGGTGTTACCAGCGCATGACCGGTCGGTCAAACACCAATGAAACCTTGATATGGGCGTAGCGCACGCCGACGCGGCCCATACGCGCCCCAGACCTGCGGGGAGCGTATGGGCCGCGTCGAGTCAGCTATTACCGCTCGGTAGCTTCTTGTGCCCGAATTCACACAGCGGGCGCCGCTGCGACGGCGCCGCGCCGCTCGATCGCCTGCTGGAAAAGACGGCCCGCACGGTACGAGGAACGGACCAGCGGCCCGGACATCACGCCGGAGTAGCCGATCTCGTCGGCCTCCTCCTTCAGCTCCACGAACTCCTGCGGCTTCACCCAGCGCTCGACCGGGTGGTGGCGCACGGACGGCCGCAGGTACTGCGTGATCGTGATGAGCTCGCAACCCGCGTCGTACAGATCCTGGAGCGCCTCGCTGACTTCCTCGCGCGTCTCGCCCATGCCGAGGATCAGGTTGGACTTGGTCACCAGGCCGGCCTCGCGGGCCCGCGTGATGACTTCCAGGGAGCGCTCGTAACGGAAACCGGGGCGGATCCGCTTGAAGATCCGCGGCACCGTCTCGACGTTGTGGGCGAGCACCTCGGGGCGTGAGGAGAAGACCTCGGCGAGCTGCTCGGGCACCGCGTTGAAGTCGGGGATCAGCAGCTCGACCTTGGTGCGGCCGGTCTCCCGGTCCGCGGTCAGCGTGTGGATCTGGCGCACGGTCTCGGCGTACAGCCATGCACCGCCGTCCTCCAGGTCGTCGCGAGCGACGCCGGTGATGGTGGCGTAGTTCAGGTCCATCGTGACGACGGACTCGCCGACCCTGCGGGGCTCGTCCCGGTCCAGCGCCTGCGGCTTGCCCGTGTCGATCTGGCAGAAGTCGCAGCGCCGGGTGCACTGGTCGCCGCCGATGAGGAACGTGGCCTCGCGGTCCTCCCAGCACTCGAAGATGTTGGGGCAGCCGGCCTCCTGGCACACCGTGTGCAGACCCTCGCTCTTCACGAGCTTCTGCAGCT
This region includes:
- a CDS encoding DUF4191 domain-containing protein, which codes for MARKANTEGADSAENAGRLKQIALTYKMTRRTDSKIGLVVAGVGIVTFGVLLAVGFLIGHPIYLGILGFVLALLAMAIVFGRRAERAAFGQMEGQPGAAAAVLDRVGRGWTTTPAVAMNRSQDVVHRAVGKAGIVLVGEGNPNRVKLLLAAEKKKMARILVDVPVHDIVVGNDEGQVPLKKVRTKMLKLPRVLTGPQVTAANDRLRAMGDLMSNMPLPKGPMPKGMRMPRGGKMR
- a CDS encoding SCO2195 family GlnR-regulated protein, with the protein product MQAVPVRATAIPSVTDALRAVESLLLSSGQRTARRNAWTAVLEDRRRAKDRVEAEYVLEAAADHRS
- the lipA gene encoding lipoyl synthase codes for the protein MSAVAPDGRKMLRLEVRNSQTPIERKPEWIKTRAKMGPEYNQLQKLVKSEGLHTVCQEAGCPNIFECWEDREATFLIGGDQCTRRCDFCQIDTGKPQALDRDEPRRVGESVVTMDLNYATITGVARDDLEDGGAWLYAETVRQIHTLTADRETGRTKVELLIPDFNAVPEQLAEVFSSRPEVLAHNVETVPRIFKRIRPGFRYERSLEVITRAREAGLVTKSNLILGMGETREEVSEALQDLYDAGCELITITQYLRPSVRHHPVERWVKPQEFVELKEEADEIGYSGVMSGPLVRSSYRAGRLFQQAIERRGAVAAAPAV